A genomic stretch from Hymenobacter psoromatis includes:
- a CDS encoding amidase, producing the protein MLSPLEYDQLDGLGMADLVRTGQLTAAELCAAAIARAEAMNPRLNAIIFKLFEQARQRAAAGLPAGPFGGVPFLLKDFGAAYAGAPHTGGSRALRHFVPTEDAELVRRWQAAGLNIMGKTNVPEFALMGVTEPALYGPCRNPWDLGRTPGGSSGGAAAAVAAGIVPVAGAGDGGGSIRIPAACCGLFGLKPSRGRVPTGPEQGEKWQGAAVEHVLTRSVRDSAAALDATQGPDVGVPYFLPPPARPYLAEVGREPGRLRIAFTLDHPLGRPLHPECATAVRDAARLLESLGHDVAEVPLPFDGRAVSAAFMMLYFGETGANIAALKSVLGRAARPSDVEPTTWLLGLLGRTYSAADFAAARHTWNDHARRMGRFHQTHDLLLTPTLATPPVRIGELQPKPFEQKLLKVVNTFGLGGLIRRSGLVEKLAEQSLEKTPYTQVANLTGQPAMSVPLHWTADGLPCGVQFIAKIGAEDVLFRLAGQLERAQPWFNRRPELGG; encoded by the coding sequence ATGCTTTCTCCCCTCGAATACGACCAGCTCGACGGCCTGGGCATGGCCGACCTCGTGCGCACGGGCCAGCTCACGGCCGCCGAGCTGTGCGCCGCCGCCATCGCCCGCGCCGAAGCCATGAATCCGCGCCTTAACGCCATCATATTCAAGCTGTTTGAGCAAGCGCGGCAGCGCGCGGCGGCCGGGCTGCCGGCCGGGCCGTTCGGGGGCGTGCCGTTTTTGCTGAAGGACTTTGGCGCGGCCTACGCGGGCGCACCGCACACGGGCGGCAGCCGCGCCCTGCGCCACTTCGTGCCCACCGAAGATGCCGAGCTGGTGCGCCGCTGGCAGGCGGCGGGCCTCAATATTATGGGCAAAACCAACGTGCCCGAGTTTGCCCTGATGGGCGTGACCGAGCCCGCGCTCTACGGCCCCTGCCGCAACCCCTGGGACCTGGGCCGCACGCCGGGGGGTAGCAGCGGCGGCGCGGCGGCGGCCGTGGCGGCGGGCATCGTGCCGGTGGCGGGGGCCGGCGATGGCGGCGGCTCCATCCGCATCCCGGCGGCGTGCTGCGGGCTTTTTGGGCTGAAACCCAGCCGGGGGCGCGTGCCCACCGGCCCCGAGCAGGGCGAAAAGTGGCAGGGCGCGGCCGTGGAGCACGTGCTCACCCGCTCGGTGCGCGACAGCGCGGCGGCGCTCGATGCCACGCAGGGACCCGACGTGGGCGTGCCGTATTTCCTACCCCCTCCCGCCCGGCCGTACCTGGCGGAGGTGGGCCGCGAGCCCGGTCGCCTGCGCATCGCCTTCACGCTGGACCACCCGCTGGGCCGGCCCCTGCACCCCGAGTGCGCCACCGCCGTGCGCGACGCGGCCCGGCTGCTCGAAAGCCTAGGCCACGACGTGGCCGAAGTGCCGCTGCCCTTCGATGGCCGGGCCGTGTCGGCGGCGTTTATGATGCTGTATTTTGGCGAAACGGGAGCCAACATCGCGGCGCTGAAATCGGTGCTGGGCCGCGCTGCCCGGCCTTCGGATGTGGAGCCCACGACCTGGCTGCTGGGCCTGCTGGGCCGCACTTACTCGGCCGCCGACTTCGCGGCCGCGCGCCACACCTGGAACGACCACGCCCGCCGCATGGGCCGGTTTCACCAGACCCACGACCTGCTGCTGACGCCCACGCTGGCCACGCCGCCTGTGCGCATCGGCGAATTGCAGCCCAAGCCCTTCGAGCAAAAGCTGCTGAAAGTGGTGAATACGTTTGGCCTGGGCGGCCTCATCCGGCGCTCGGGCCTGGTGGAGAAGCTGGCCGAGCAAAGCCTCGAAAAAACGCCCTACACGCAGGTGGCCAACCTCACGGGCCAGCCGGCCATGTCGGTGCCCCTGCACTGGACCGCCGACGGCCTGCCCTGCGGCGTGCAATTCATCGCCAAAATTGGGGCGGAGGACGTGCTTTTTCGCCTGGCGGGGCAGCTGGAGCGGGCGCAGCCGTGGTTTAATCGCCGGCCGGAGTTGGGAGGGTAG
- a CDS encoding pyruvate oxidase has translation MAKTGADLLVERLLDWGVDTIFSLPGDGINGIYESLRIRQDQIKLVLVRHEESAAFMACAHAKFTGKLGVCLATGGPGGIHLLNGLYDAKYDGQPVLAITGSAAHDLSGTYWQQDVDLVKLFEDVAACNERVMGPEHVQTITDQAIRTALGQRTVAHISFPKDLQDWTTSDDKVSAQNVVGHTKPVMVSSEVAPTLAQLQRAADVINAGKKVAILAGRGALDARAELTQLAELLGAPVAKALLGKGVLPDDSPYTTGGLGLLGTAPSQDAMEECDTLIIVGSHFPYLEFYPKPGQARTVQIDLDATHIGLRTPVEVGLLGDSKTVLQSLLPLLKRQNDRDFLEKAQDRMKSWRELLAERGTQEASPMKPQALPHVLSPLLNPDAIVTCDCGNNTTWAARYIQMQDQMLFSTSGLLATMGAGLPYAIAASVAYPGRQVVALVGDGGFTMLMGELATAVRYKLPIKVFIFHNNALGQIKWEQIVMEGNPEFGVDLQSIDFAKYAEACGATGFTIREMKDADRVVRAALAHDGPAVIDCYVDPNEPAMPGKVSTAQAIEFAKALARGERDTSEIIKNVVKNQFREAVATKGHSLLDVIPGL, from the coding sequence ATGGCAAAGACGGGAGCCGACCTGCTGGTCGAACGATTACTGGACTGGGGCGTTGACACGATTTTCAGCCTGCCGGGCGACGGCATCAATGGTATTTACGAGTCCCTGCGCATCCGTCAGGACCAGATAAAGCTGGTGCTGGTGCGCCACGAAGAATCGGCTGCGTTCATGGCCTGCGCGCACGCCAAGTTCACGGGCAAGCTCGGCGTGTGCCTAGCCACGGGCGGCCCCGGCGGCATTCACCTGCTCAATGGCCTTTACGATGCTAAATATGATGGGCAGCCGGTGCTGGCCATCACGGGCAGCGCGGCGCACGACCTCAGCGGCACCTACTGGCAGCAGGACGTGGACTTGGTGAAATTATTCGAGGACGTGGCCGCCTGCAACGAGCGCGTGATGGGGCCGGAGCACGTGCAAACCATTACGGACCAGGCCATTCGCACGGCGCTGGGGCAGCGCACGGTGGCGCACATTTCCTTCCCCAAGGACCTGCAGGACTGGACGACGAGCGACGACAAAGTATCGGCCCAGAACGTGGTGGGCCACACCAAACCGGTAATGGTGAGCAGCGAAGTGGCCCCGACCCTCGCCCAACTGCAACGCGCCGCCGACGTGATTAACGCGGGCAAAAAAGTGGCGATTCTGGCCGGCCGGGGTGCCCTCGATGCCCGCGCCGAGCTCACGCAACTAGCTGAGCTGCTGGGCGCGCCCGTGGCCAAAGCGCTGCTCGGCAAGGGCGTGCTGCCCGACGACTCGCCCTACACCACCGGCGGCCTGGGGCTGCTGGGCACCGCGCCCTCGCAAGACGCGATGGAGGAGTGCGACACGCTCATCATAGTTGGCTCGCACTTTCCTTACCTCGAATTTTACCCCAAGCCCGGCCAGGCGCGCACGGTGCAGATTGACCTCGACGCCACCCACATTGGCCTGCGCACGCCGGTGGAAGTGGGCTTGCTCGGCGACAGCAAAACGGTGCTACAAAGCCTCCTACCCCTGCTAAAGCGCCAGAACGACCGCGACTTTCTCGAAAAAGCGCAGGACCGCATGAAGTCGTGGCGTGAGCTGCTGGCCGAGCGCGGCACCCAGGAGGCTTCGCCCATGAAGCCCCAGGCCCTACCCCACGTGCTGAGCCCGTTGCTGAACCCCGACGCCATCGTGACCTGCGACTGCGGCAACAATACAACCTGGGCCGCGCGCTACATCCAGATGCAGGACCAGATGCTGTTCTCGACCTCGGGCCTGCTGGCCACGATGGGCGCGGGCCTGCCCTACGCCATCGCGGCGTCGGTGGCCTACCCCGGCCGGCAGGTGGTGGCGCTGGTCGGCGATGGCGGCTTCACGATGCTGATGGGCGAGCTGGCCACGGCCGTGCGCTACAAGCTGCCCATCAAGGTGTTCATTTTCCACAACAACGCGCTGGGCCAGATTAAGTGGGAGCAGATTGTGATGGAAGGCAACCCCGAGTTTGGCGTTGACCTTCAATCCATTGACTTCGCCAAATACGCCGAAGCCTGCGGGGCCACTGGCTTCACCATTCGCGAGATGAAGGATGCCGACCGCGTGGTGCGCGCGGCGCTGGCCCACGACGGCCCGGCCGTTATCGACTGCTACGTGGACCCCAACGAGCCCGCCATGCCCGGCAAGGTGAGCACCGCGCAGGCCATCGAATTTGCCAAAGCCTTGGCCCGCGGCGAGCGCGACACCAGCGAAATCATCAAAAACGTGGTTAAGAATCAGTTTCGCGAAGCCGTGGCGACTAAGGGTCACAGTTTGCTGGATGTGATTCCAGGGCTGTAG